GAAAACCATTTCCACTTTGCTTACATGGCAGAACTGGCGCAAAAATGGGGCAATAGCAGCAAAGCCGAGAGCTTATACGCTAAAGCCACTGCCGCGTGTCAGGATGCCAGCCAGCAACGTGAATTGGCGGATTTGATGCGTAAAGCGGGTGTGGTGAGCACACTGGCGCAAGCGGCAACGCCAAGTCAGGGTGGCAAAGGCACTTATTGGTAAGCGGCGTGATGAACACATCGTGCCATGAGGTATTGCACGCATGAAACCCCGTAGCCATCAAGTTGGCGGCTGCCGGGTTGGGGCTGTCCCCACGGATGCCAAACGCCGTAAAATTGGCCGTTCTGCCGCGAAACCGTTGCCCGCTAAAGTTGACCTACGGCCGTATTTGACTGAGGTTGAGGAACAAGTGGGCAACAGTTGCGTGGCGAATGCGTGCGCAGGTGCGTATGAATACTTGGCTAAACGTCATTTGGGGGAATCCGCTGATGTCAGCCGCTTGTTTATTTATTACAACGCCCGTTATGAAGACGATGACAGCGAGAATGACGACGGCACATCCATGCAATCGGCGATCGAGGGATTAAAGAAATACGGGGCGTGCCACGAAAATTTGTGGCCTAACGACACAGACTGCATTACCGAAGAACCGGCGGCGGAAGCTTATGAACACGCCGCCAATTTCAAAATTGCCGAAGCCGAATACGTCGAAACAGATTTGGATTTGTATCGCCACACCTTGGCAGAAGGCTACCCCATTGCGTTTTGCTTGAACACCTTCTCTTCGTTTGATGAAGCAACCGACAACCGTGGGCGCGTCCCTTTACCAAAAAAGACCGAGCAAGTACGCGAAGAACACGGCTGGCACGCCATGCTTTGTGTTGGCTATTTAGACAAAGATAAGATGTTCATCGTGCGTAATTCTTGGGGCAATGAATGGGGCGACAATGGCTATTGCTACATTCCCTACAAATACGTGATTCACGCTGAACTCAACGGACATGATACTTGGGTCGTCAAAGCGGTTGAGGACTTGGATTTTAATGCTGACATTGAATCCGAAGATGACAGCTCTTACTTTGCGGAAGATGGCGCAATCCAACTGTTCGATTTCTATGTTGCCACGGACGCGGTTGAGGATTTTTCTACGGCATTGGAAGCATTGTGTGAACAATATGCCAATGCGGAAGCCTTCTATTTTGACTACGAAGAAAGCGAAGAAGATGGCATCACTTACGCCATTATCAGCAACTTTGACATCTCGCTGGATGACCCTGAGACGTTCTTGGAAGAACTGGATGCGTTGTGCAACGAATGGGCAGACGCTGAAAATTACGCTTTCAGCATAGAAGGTTACGACGATGATGATAGCGAAGCCGCTGCCGCACTGACGTTAAGTGATTTCTATATCTACACCGACCACGCTGAAACCGTCGCCGCAAAAATTGAAAAGTTATGCGCCAAACACACGACTGACGATGATTATACGCTTGAATGGGAAGAGAGCGAGGATGAAAACGGTGCTTACCTTGGATTTTCAACCTTTGAAATCACGCCAGATGATGAAGAAGCATTTTTAGCCGCACTGGAAACACTTTGCGAAAAACTATCCAACGATAACGGTTATAACTGGGAATAATGCAGATACTACTTTACAACGAACTGAATCCTGACAAAATCACCGGCTTCCGCAAATGGCGCTCTTTCATCGAAGCCGATGACCTCAAGTCCGCTGACGTCAAAAAAATCGGTGACAACTTATACCGAGCGCGGCTCAACCGCAGCGACCGTTTGCTGCTGGCTTTTTACCACTACCAAGATCAACGCTACGCATTGGTGCTGGAATACCTAAAAAGCCACGATTACGCCGGATCACGCTTCCTCAGTCACGGCGCGGTTATCGACGAAGACAAAATCCCCGCACTCGAACACGCCCCCGATGACACTCCCACCCTTGCTTACGTCAATACCCAACACGGGCGTTTCAATCTGCTGGATAAAATCATCTCGTTTGACGACACCCAGCAAGCCGTTTTCGAGCTGCCGCCACCGCTGGTGATCATCGGTTCGGCAGGCAGCGGCAAAACCGCCTTGACCTTGGAAAAGCTCAAAGCCTGCCCCGGCGATGTCCTGTACGTCACGCTATCGCCGTATCTGGTGAAAAATTCCCGCGACCTGTATTACGCCCACGGCTACGAAAACGCGCAACAACACGTCGATTTCCTCTCCTTCCAAGAATTTCTCGAAAGCATCCAAATCCCAGGCGGCAAACCGATTCATTTCCGCGAATTTGCGCAGTGGTTCAGCCGTTTACCGCGCACACCCATTAAAGATGCACACAAACTGTTCGAGGAATTCAAAGGAGTCATAACCGGCCCTTCCGTTGACAGCGCTTACCTCAGCCGCGACGAATACCTCAATCTCGGCATCAAGCAGTCCATTTTCTTGGAAGACGAACGCCCAGTTGTTTACGATATTTTCAGCCGCTACCTGACTTTTTTGCAGGAAAACCAGCATTACGATAGCAATATTCTCAGCCACCAATACCTAGAACGGGTTGCACCACGCTACGATTTCGTGGTGGTTGACGAAGTGCAGGATTTAACCAATATCCAGCTTTTCCTCATTCTCAAAACCTTGCGTGACCCCACCGGATTTTTGCTGTGTGGTGATTCCAACCAAATCGTCCACCCCAATTTTTTTTCATGGAGCAAGCTCAAAAGCCTGTTTTACACCCACGGCGAATTGCAGGCGGATGTCGATTTAATCCGCATCCTGAGCACCAATTACCGCAATTCCCCGCAAGTCACCGCGCTGGCAAATCGGATTTTGCTGCTCAAAAATGCCCGCTTCGGCTCGATTGACCGCGAAAGCAATTATCTGGTGCACAGTAACGGGCATGTGCAAGGCGATGTGGTATTTCTGCAAGACCGCGATAATATTCGCCGTGAACTGGATGCCAAAACCCGCAGTTCCACCCGTTTCGCCGTGGTAGTCATGCACCCCGAACAAAAAGCCGAAGCGCAACAACATTTCAACACGCCGCTGGTCTTCTCGATCCAAGAAGCCAAAGGGCTTGAATACGACAATATTATTCTCTACAACTTTCTGAGTGCCGAAAACAAGCGCTTCCGCGAGATTAGCGCAGGTGTCACCCACGCCGACCTGCAGCAAGACCTGACGTATGCTCGCGCTAAAAATAAAACCGATAAGTCACTAGAAACCTACAAGTTTTACATTAACGCACTATACGTTGCCCTCACCCGTGCGGTGCGTAATTTGTATTGGATCGAAGCCGAATCCAAACAACACGTACTCGATTTACTCGGCTTGCACAATGCGCAAGAGACACTCAATCTCGCTAACCAAAATTCCAGCCGCGAAGAATGGCAACGCGAAGCCCACAAACTCGAATTGCAAGGCAAGCAAGAACAAGCTGATCGTATCCGCCAAGAAATTCTCCAGCAACAAACCCCGGATTGGGCAGTTTATACCGGCGAAACCTTGCAGCATTTGCACACCCAAGCCATTCAGCAAGGCGATAAAAAAGCTCGGCTGTCACTGTTTGAAGTCGCTCTGGTATACGAAGATCGGCAATGCCTACGTGATTTGCTCAAGGTTGATTTCAAACCCGCCAGACATCCCGCCAATGGGATCAAGCAATTACAGCAGAAATATTACCTGCCTTATCAGCTTAAAAATCCAGTGGCATTGCGCAACCAGCTTAATAAATTTGGCGTGGATTTTCGCAACCCATTCAACCAAACCCCGCTCATGGTGGCGGCTTGGCTGGGCAATTCAAGCTTAATTCATGAACTGGCGGCGCTCGGTGTCAACCCCGAATACGTGGATAATAACCAATTCACCGCGTTTCAGATTGCCTTGCAACAAGCCAGCAAAGACGAGAAATACGCCAAACATCACCTTGCCAGCATTTACCGGCAACTTTCCCCCGACAGTTTAAGCATTCAAATTGACGGCAAATTATTAAAACTCGACCAGCACAGCATGGAATTTTTCCTGCTCAATCTAATGATTGCGCTGTTTTACCGCGCCCTGCCTCTTAAAATTGGTGGAAACGGTGGTTTTGGTACACAAGACATTATTGACGCAGTGGCACATTTCCCACCGGATGTGTTAAGCCCACAACGCAAACAACGCGCTTATATTTCCAGTATTTTCTCGAAAAACGAGATGTACCGCGACGACCGTTACAACCGCAAACTGTTCTATCGGGTGCGCCAAGGGCATTACCTGTTTAACCCTAGCCTGATGCTGAAAGTGGAAGGCGAGTGGGTCAATATTTACGATGTGCTGGATCTCGATAAATTGGCTTACCACCCCGCCGATACCCCGGATTGGTGGAGCGAACACGATCAAGCCCGCTGGGACGCTTGGCTGGATGCGGGACGCGACCACATTAAACACCAGCTTCAGCAAGTGCGTACTGCCATGCTGAATGATGCACTCTCCATGTTAAAATCCCTGTGCGAACAAGAGTTACGTAAGATTCAGGACAGTTAATCGTGATCAATTACAAACATTTGTATTACTTTCGTGAAGTAGCCACCTTGGGCAGCATTGTGCGTGCCTGCGAAAGCCTGAACCTGACGCCACAAACCATTAGCGGGCAATTGCAATTGCTGGAAGAATCCCTCGGTGTCAAGCTCTTCCGCAAACAAGGGCGCAATCTGGAACTCACCGACGCGGGGCATACCGCGCTACGTTATGCCGATGAAATTTTTCAATTAGGCAGTGCCTTGGAACAAGCTTTGCAAACCCACCCTTCCGGGCAGGCACGGCTGTTTCGGGTCGGTATCGTCGATGTTGTCCCTAAAACCATTGCCTACAAATTGCTGGAACCGGCAATGCTGCTCAGCCCGCAAATTCACATTGTGTGCCACGAAGGGCCCTTACCTGACTTACTGGGGGAACTTGCCATGCACCGTATTGAGCTGGTAATTGCGGACAAACCGCTTCCCAACACGCTGCCAATCAAAGGTTTTTCACACCGCTTGGGGTTCAGCAGCATTAGCTTTTTTGCGCACACCACGGTGAAAGCAGGCTTACAGGGTAAATTCCCAGAATGCTTAAACAATGCGCCCCTGCTGATTCCGAGCGAAGGCACGTCAGTACGCAATGAACTCATGAATTGGTTTCATCAGCAGAAAGTGCAGCCGAATATTATTGGAGAATTCGATGATAGCGCTCTGATGCGAGCATTTGGCTTTGGCGGGGCGGGTATTTTTGTTGCACCTTCGGTGCAGGAAGATACGTTTACCCAAGAGCCGGATATTCATTGCATTGGGCAAGCAGACGGGGTGATGGAACAATTTTTTGCGATTTCGGTGGAACGGCGGATTAGCCATCCTGCGGTCTTGGCGATTACCAAGAGTGCGCAGGACTGGCTACAGCCTAAAGCCAAGGCTTAATTACAAACCGAAATCGTCCGCAGGAACGCCCAAATCGCGGCAAATTTCACGCACGACTTGCTTTTCCTTATCATCAAACGAGCCGTCGGCACTGCCGATTGCCATGCAAACGCGCACCATCAAGCGTGCTGCATCGGGTTTGCTACGCAGCTTACCGATCATTTTCAGGGCTTCGGCTTTACCGATTTCGTTGTCAAACTCAAAGTTTTCGGTCACTTTGTTAAACACTGCAATCACGTCTTTGGTTTCAAAGACTTTCAATTCATCCGATTGCTGGATGAATTTCATCATCTTTTGCTTTTCGGACGCATCAATACTGCCATCCGCAGCCGCGACTAAACCGCAACCGGCAACGCACGCTTCCATGAATTCACGATTTTTGAATTTACCGACTTCGGTTGCTAATTTAGCGCGGGCTTCCCCGACTTTTTCTTTCAAACTATCAAAAAATGACATAAATAATCTCCTTACAAGTTAGGCTTCCGCCAATAATTTCTTTTTGTGACGCAGTGATGACACAATCGACAACACAATAAACGTCACACCGATCAAACCAGTAATGACTTCGGGAATATGGTAATGAATGCTAAATAGCATGATAAACGCCAACGCACCAATACCATAATGCGCACCGTGTTCCAGATAAATGTATTCATCCAACGTGCCTTTATGTACCAAATGCACGGTCAGGGAACGCACAAACATCGCGCCAATTGCCAGACCCAACATAATAATGACAACATCTTTGGTAATCGCAAACGCACCAATTACGCCGTCAAATGAGAATGATGCATCCAATACTTCCAGATATAAAAAGCCTGCTAAACCGTTACGTTTAACGCTTTTAACAACCGCTTCGCCTTCCGCTTCGTCTTCAAAAAACACGTCTAAGCTGCTGACCGCAATGTATAACACCACGCCAGCCAAACCAGCCACCAATACGGTTAAACGGGTTTCATCACTAATCGGCAGGAATTCTTGCAATAAAAACAACATAATTAAGGCTAACAGCACGCTAATCACGTCGAGCTTGCCCATGGCACTCATGCGTTCTTCGATGGCATGAATCCAGTGAACATCCTTTTCGTTGTCGAACATAAAGCTCAGGAACACCAACAACAAGAACATGCCACCAAACGCCGCAATACCCGCATGGCTTTCCATCAAATGGCGGGAATATTCCTCTGGATTATTCAAGGCCATGCTCATGACATCAATCGTACCCAGCCCCGTCGCCACCGCCACAATCACAATTGGGAAGACTAAACGCATCCCGAATACCGCAATCAGAATACCGACGGTTAAAAATAGCTGTTGCCATTTTTCGTCCATTTCCTTGAGGACAGAGGCATTCACGACCGCATTATCAAATGACAGGCTCACTTCCATGACGCCTAACACTACCACCAAGAAAATGGCGGTGGCTATGCCCATCGAGGTGGTCGCTCCCCACCAAATAGCCAACCCTACACACAAGAAGGTGACTAAAAACGAATATTTAAAATCCTGAAACATGGGGTTAATACTTTAGTTAAGAATAAACAAAACAGGCATCTGCAACGAGATGCCTGTCAAACTATAAGAGCATTGCGAACAATGCCTTACCGTATTTAGCCAAGATTAACGCCCATTGAGGCAGCCATCGGGCCTAAACCACCGGCAAAACCTTGACCGACTGCTTTGAATTTCCAGTCAGCATTATGACGATACACTTCACCAAACAGCATAGCCGTTTCAATGCTGGCATCTTCTGACAGGTCATAACGGGCAATTTCAGTATTATCCGCCGCGTTCACCAAACGGATGTACGCATTGCTGACTTGCCCAAAGTTTTGACCGCGTGCTTCGGCATCATGAATAGTCACCGCGAATACCAATTTCTTAACATTTTCGCCCATGCCTGCAAGGTTCAATTTCACCTGCTCATCATCGCCAGCGCCTTCGCCGGTTTTGTTATCACCCAGATGTTCGACATTGCCGCACGCGGATTTTTTATTGTTGTAGAAAATAAACGAGTCATCCGACAATACTTTACCGTCTTCGCCTAACATGAATGCGGAAGCATCCAAGTCAAAACCAGCGCCATCAGTTGCACGGGTATCCCAACCCAAACCTACCAATACGCCAGTTAAACCGGGGGCTTCTTTGGTTAAAGAAACGTTACCGCCTTTTTGTAAACTAACAGCCATTGTAAAACTCCATTATCTTCAGTATTTAATAAAAAACATTAACCAATTTGAATGCCATATTGGTCACACATCGCTTTTAAACCGCCCGCATAACCTTGCCCAACAGCACGGAATTTCCATTCGGCGTTATTGCGGTATAACTCACCGAACACCATCGCGGTTTCAGTGGAATAATCTTCTGCCAAATCGTAGCGCACAATTTCCGTGCCGGTAACGTCATTGACCACACGAATAAATGCATTGGCAACTTGACCGAAATTCTGCCGACGTGCTTCGGCATCGTGAATCGTCACAGTAAACGCCACCTTGGTAATGTCGGCAGGCACTTTGCTCAAATCCACTTTCATGGATTCATCATCGCCATCGCCTTGCCCTGTACGATTATCGCCCGTGTGTTCAACGGAACCGTCGGTGGATTTCAGTTGATTGTAAAAAATAAAATCCGCATCACCGCGCACTTTTCCACTCGCGGTCAACAAAAATGCGCTGGCATCAAGGTCGAAACCTGCACCATCAGTGCTGCGCTCATCCCACCCCAAACCAATAAGAATTTTGGTTAAACTGGGATCGGTTTTGCTTAAAGAAAGGTTGCCGCCTTTTTGTAAACTTAAAGCCATCTCACACTCCTTTTATTCTAACACTTATTTTGAACCTGCCCGCCAGTTTAAACCCCAATGGTAGGCTTGATCCATTTCCTGATGCCCACGGAAATAACGCACCTCACGGTTAACTTGCAATTCACCATTAACATTTTCCAGCAAGACGACTGCACACATGCCTAGCGAATTGCTGCCTTCGGTCAAGCGAATTTCTAACGGGGGTTCATTCGGCACATAGATGGTGACAACACCATCGGTTTGTGCCCAATTGGGCGCACCTTCGTAGATAAAGGCATACACCAGAATCCGCTTGAAGGTTTGCCACTGTTGCCCGTTGATGTGCAACCATTCGCCTTCCGAAATCGCGCCCGTGCGGTCATCGCCTTTGAGTTCGATATACGGGTCACTGCGGAACGAACCAAAGCGGTTGCCGAGGGCTTGAATCGCGCTAATCGTGCCGTCGCGCTGTTCGTACAAACAACCGACATCCAGATCCATGCCTTTATTGCTACCGCCGCCGAATAAGCCGCCAAGCAAACCGCCACTTTTCGCAGCCGGTGCTTGACCACGATTCCAGTTCAGGTTGATACGAATTTCTCCGAAGCCTTCGGTCTTTTTTTCCAGACTGACACGCGGCTTGGCTTTATCCAGCGTCACTTTGCTCAGGGAAATCGGCTTTTTCGCGGGTGCAGGCGGAGGCGGTACTGGTGGAGCCGCCGCTGGTGTGGGATCACTGATTTCCACCCCGAAATGTTCCGCCAACGGTTTTAAGCCGCCCGCGAAACCTTGCCCAACTGCGCGGAATTTCCACTGCCCTTGGCGCAGGTACAATTCGCCCAGAATCAGTGCCGATTCGACCATGCCCTTAGCAGGCAAGGTAGCTTGCAATACCGCTTGCCCCGCCACATTTTTCACGGTGACTTGCAAACTGGTGAATGCGCCGAAATTGGTGCGGTTTTCGTGAATGGTGGCGGTGAACGCTATTTTTTCCGTGCCTGCCAAAACATTCGGCAAATCGACGGCGAATTCAGCACGACCAGCACTGTTGCCGACAAACGCCACACTGCCATTGCCGGGGCGCGGTTGCCCGTAAAACACCATGTCATCATCGCCGCGTACTTTGCCGGTAGCGGTCAGGACAAAGGCGGAAATATCCACCTCTGCCCCATTGACTTGGACAGGCGATAGCAGGACTTCAACGTGCAGTTTTTCACGAGGTACAGGGCAATTCGCCCCAGCCACCAGTTGGGTCACTGACATCGCGTTACTCCTAGAGTGCTGCCAATACCGCAGGCATCATGTCGTTGGCGACTGCACCTGCCGTCGGTGTGCCAACCGCTTTCATCTCCCAGCCTGCACCGTTACGGCTCACAATCGCCATAACCACACCCGTGTGTGCGCCTTTGTCGGACAGGTTGAATTTCGCCATTTCGGTATTGTTGCTGTCATCCACCAAACGGCAGAATGCGCCGCCGACTTCATTGAAGGTTTGCCCACGGAACGAGCAGACGGTGAACGCCAGATACGCCACATTGCCCGGTAAACGGGTCAAATCGACGAAAATCACTTCATCATCGCCCGAACCTTCGCCGGTCAGATTGTCACCGGAGTGGCGAATTGAACCGTCACGGCTTTCCAATTGACGGAACCATACTACGTCAAGCAGGTTCTTTTGCGCATCCAGCAACAGGCAGGAAGCATCCAAGTCAATGTCTGCCGCAGCGCCACCGCCAAACATGCTACCAAAGAAACCGCTTTTTTTCGGTGCTTCTGCCGGATCCCAGCCCAAGCCCATGCGTACTTTACTCAAGCCACCGCCGCCGGTTTTTTCCAGCGAAATACGTTGACCTTTGCTTAAACTTACAGCCATGAGAATCTTCATCCTTTTGTATTGTTGAATGACAACATCTTAGAGAGTCGCCCAAATGCAAGCAACACTCACCCAGAATTGTCAGGTTATTTCAGCCTAACGGTTGCAATACCACGGGGGTACTGACTTCGCTGACTCGCAAACCGTAACGCAGCGGTGCGATGCTCAGGGTTTCCCCTTGCAAGCTTTGCAGGAAAACCTCAGCCAGATTCACGCCAGCCAGACACGCCATACCAAAGCCACCGGAAGGACGCGGGTTGATTTCCAGCAAACGCGGCTCGCCCGCTGCGTTCGCTTTGAACTGAATATTGAATAAGCCGTTCAAGCCGTAATACACGGTCAAACGTTCGACCATGCCTTGAATAGCGGCGTTATTGTCGATTTCCTGCCCGTATCCTGCTTGTGGATATTTTTTGCGTTGAATCGCGCATAACAACTGCCCGTTACGCCCCGCACAGTCCACGCTCCATTCTTCACCGGGTAAATGTTCCATCACCAGCAATTCGGGGAATGTCGGCGTGTGTGCCATGCCTGCGCGTAATTCTGCCAGCGGGATTTCGTATTCCACCCCTTCCAGCAAATGCGTAATGCTGTCGCGCTGCGTGTCCAGAATGCGAAATCCTAAGCCAAATACCGACTCGGCGGGTTTCACGCACAAAGCTGCGTGCTGGCGTGAAAGCTCTGCCACTGCCTGATCAAAACCGTTGCTATCCGTCACCGCGATACACGCCATTGTCAGTGCCACACTGGGTGGCAAGGTGCGGTAAAACTCGCCTTTATTGTGCAATAACTTCAGTGTTTCCGGGGATGCCACTGCAATCAACTGCGTTCCGATTTGCGCAAAATCGGCTTGATGACGCACCAGCAACACCGCCTCTTTGGCAGGCCAGAAATAATCAATCTGATGCTGTTGGCAAAAGCTCAAACACCAATCCAGATAAGCGGCCCCGACCAAACCGGGCGGTTCATGCATCGCTTCATCGGCTGCCAAAAAGACGGAAGCAGCCGGATTGGTATGCGTTGAAACGATGGTGACACCCGCTTGGCGAAGGTTATTGAACACCGAGGTAATGCTGGAAAATGTTTTGTTGAACCAAATACGCATGGTATGCCCTGTTTAGAATTGTAGTAATGATGACCCGCGTTAGTATGCCCGATTCGCCGCAATAATTTCAGGCATTTTCACCTCAATTCTTGCTATCATGCTGCGCATAATCATCCAGCTCGGTAACAATAATTATGATGAATTTACCCCTAGGAGCAAACCTGCCACTGACCGGCAACCGCTGGACAGTCGCCCTCACCTTTCCGCACGACATCCGCCACGATTTAGGGCTGGCTGTGTTGCCGGTGAATGAAGCCAAACAGTTAGTCATTCCCCCGCAATTAGCCCATGCCAATGCCACCGAATGGGCAAGCGCCAAGCTGAATGACGCAGGCACGAGCTACTCCCTGACATTGGATACCAGTGTGTTATCCAACCCCAACATTACCCGCTTGTGCGTGGTGCTGTACCGCTATGGCGCACGCGGGCCGGTAAATGTCGGCAGCAATGTCAGTGTGCAAATGGATGCCGTTTTCAGCCACAGCATTGCATTAGAGGACATGCAAGCCTCCGCGCTGATTGCCGCCGAATTTTACCAGCGAGCGGGGCAATGGAAAGTACGTGCTCTGGCAGAAACCTCCGCCTACGGGCTTGCTGCTTTGGGGCGCAGAATGGGCATGGAGATGGATGAAAGCTCACCCTTCAACACCCCAAACAACCCCGAATGTCAGCCCGGTAATTGGACAGGCACAGCGTTTCTGGTTGCCCCCAATGTGTTCATGACCAACGCACATGTGGCAGACGGCGCAAGCCGTATCCGCCTCAGCTCCCTGCAAGGCAATCTCGATGCCGAACCCATTATCAGCGACAGTACCAACGATCTGGCCTTGTTGCGGGTAGCAAGCCCCAGTCATCTGCAACCACTCCCGTTCCGCAGCAGCGGCGTAGGTTTGGCACAAAGCATTACCACGCTGGGCTATCCACTGGCAGGCTTGATGGGCAGCGGCATTCAAGTCACGCAAGGCGTTATTTCCGGCCTGTTTGGGGCGCACAATGACATTCGCCTGCTGCAATTCACCGCACCGATCCAGCCCGGTTCTAGCGGCAGTCCCTTACTGGATGAAACGGGCGCAGTATTAGGCGTGGTGTCGTCCACGTTTACGCACGCGCAGAACATGAATTTTGCCATCCGTCACAGTTTGGCGATTGCATTAATGGAAGCGGCTAATATCCAATACCAGCTACAAAGCAGTGCGCAAACGCTATCAGCCGCGCAAATGGTGACGCAAACCCAAAATGCCATCTGGCGTGTAGAATGCGCCAGCTAAATAACTACCAACGGATTTTTCATGCAAATCAATGTCGCCCTCGAACAGGGCACGCTCAACCTGACCATCGAATCTGGCACACATTCGCCGGATGAACTCTTCGGCTTTGCGCAACGCCGCAACCCGAAACGCGCTTTTCTGTTTGTCTCCAAAGTGTTGGGCAGACACATTCCGGTATCGCCAGCGGTCATGCGCAACGCCACGGATACCCTTGCCGCGCAAATCCCCGCTGACTTGCCGGGGCCAGTCGTCGTCATCGGCATGGCAGAAACCGCGATTGCTATGGGTGCGGGTGTGCAACAAGCCCTCAGCCGCAGCCGCGACGACACGCTGTACCTTTGCACCACGCGCCACCCGCTGAACTTGCCGATTTTGGTCGAATTCCGCGAAGAACACAGCCACGCCACCCAGCAAGTACTGCATCTGCCGCAACACGCCGCCGATGTCGAATTGCTACGCACGGCACGTACTTTAGTGTTGGTCGATGACGAAGCCTCCACAGGCAAAACCTTTGCCAACTTGCTGGAAGCCTTGCAACGCGCCGGACTGGATCAGTTTGAACACATCGTCGCCGCCACCCTCACCGACTGGTCGGGCGGTGCTGCCGCCGAACGGCTGGGCGAACGCGCCATTGCCGTTTCACTGCTGTCAGGGCGTTGGGATTGGCAAGCCAACGACGCGCCGCCGCCAGAAATGCCGCAAGTCGATGTTTTGGGTACGGGCGAATGGCACGCCAATCCTGCCAATGATTGGGGACGTTTGGGTGTTCGCAAACATCGGGTTTCTAACTTCAACATAAACGTCACGCCCTGCGAACGCATCCTAGTCCTCGGTACAGGCGAATTCGTCTGGCCACCCTTCTTACTCGCAGAACACCTAGAACAACAAGGCGCAACCGTGCATTTCAGCGCCACCACCCGCTCCCCCATTGCCTTGGGTCACAGCATCCAACACCGCTATTGCTTGCACGACAATTACGGGCAAGGCATTGCCAACTTCCTCTACAACGTCGTGCCTGAAAATTACGACCGCATCCTATTGTGCAGCGAGCCGCCCGCGCATTTGCTGGATAAAGAGCTAATCAACGTCTTGAACCCCACCTGTGTGGAGTTCTACCCGTGAAGCCCTTATTACTCACCGATTTGGATGACACGCTATTTCAGACTGCCCGCAAAATGCCAGCGGATGCGGATAAAATCCCCGCCGCGCAAGGCAAAACCAGCGACAGCGGGAGCTTTATGCACCCTTGGCAACACGATTTCATCCACTGGGCACTGGACTGCATGAC
The sequence above is drawn from the Thiothrix subterranea genome and encodes:
- a CDS encoding phosphoribosyltransferase domain-containing protein is translated as MQINVALEQGTLNLTIESGTHSPDELFGFAQRRNPKRAFLFVSKVLGRHIPVSPAVMRNATDTLAAQIPADLPGPVVVIGMAETAIAMGAGVQQALSRSRDDTLYLCTTRHPLNLPILVEFREEHSHATQQVLHLPQHAADVELLRTARTLVLVDDEASTGKTFANLLEALQRAGLDQFEHIVAATLTDWSGGAAAERLGERAIAVSLLSGRWDWQANDAPPPEMPQVDVLGTGEWHANPANDWGRLGVRKHRVSNFNINVTPCERILVLGTGEFVWPPFLLAEHLEQQGATVHFSATTRSPIALGHSIQHRYCLHDNYGQGIANFLYNVVPENYDRILLCSEPPAHLLDKELINVLNPTCVEFYP